The genomic stretch TGGGAATACAAGATCCCAATGTCCAAAAACCTGGTTACACGTTAGAGAGGTTTACGATCTTGCAAGATCTTCTTCGTACAATGAATACTGATCAGCTCACCGAAGTCGAAAATGTCGCATTCAAACTATCCAAGTTAAAGAATATCACTAAAAAAGTCAAGAATGTCCTTCGCAAAACTATAACGCAGATCGGAACAGGACCTGCTCTTGAGATCATCaaacaattgattaaaaatagatcAGTCAGGGGTTTAGAAGCAGCATTGACCGTTTCGAGAATTCCCAAAACCGTTCGCACACCTACGGAGGAATATATCAGAGAGTTTCACGTAAGTAAATGTTTACAcgcaaaaataaagtttaaaataagaacaaaaactccaatattttcaatttgcaaaaaataattacatcaataattatataaaacttttgcatCTGAAgtgttaattttaacatttgtgCAATTTGATCTGTACACAGAAATTGATTTCCACACCAGAAGTGACGAACGAAGATTTCCTGAACGTATCTGCGCCTTTAGCACTCGCCGAATTGATTCATAACGTACAACATGACAAAAAACACTATCCAGTACAAAGTTTTGGCCGTATGATTCCTCCGAGTAATGTACTAGaggaatttatttcatatttcgcCGAACAATTAAAAGAAGCCATCCATGAAAATAATAGTCCGCGTGTGCAGACGTACATATTGGCATTGTGTTCTACCGGTCATCCGAAGGTTATTTCAGTTCTCGAGCCATATCTCGAAGGGACGCAAGGACTAACCAAATTTCAACGTTTGATGATGGTTAACTCGTTATCTCCATTAGCCACAGACCATCCGAAACTTGTTAGGCCCATCGTCTTCAAACTCTATTCTGATTTATATGAGCCTGATGATATACGTGTCGCCGCATTCTACAATCTTATTAAGACCAATCCATCTCTACCTATTATGATGCACATAGCACGCCAAACTCATCATGATAAAAGCAAACAAGTAAATTCTGCCGTTACGACCACCATACATAGTCTCGCTAAGTTGAAGCAGTGGAATGTACAAGATATTGCTATCAAAGCTCGCATGGtcagaaaattattgaatattaagtACTTTGTTTTGCCGAGAGTGGGCCATAAGAACTCTGTAGGCTATTACGCAGACACGATTCATAACaatcttattcaaaaatattctcttgaaACAATCGCTGGCAACAGCTACTTACCCAAGTTTGCACATATGAAAGTAGATGTGAAAAATGGTAACTTAGGTAGTACCTCCTGGAATGTAGAATATGCACTGTCATCCATTAAACAGCTTCTCCAGtattattctcaaaatttattggGGAACAAACGAGAAGATCAGAGAAGAACACTCGTCGAAAAGATTGCGCATACGCTGAACATAAAGTCCGATGATGTAGAACAATTTGAAGGATATCTTTTGACTGCCACTCCATACGAAACGCTATTGTACCCCTTCGATGAGAACGTTcttcgaaatattattacacgtaagtattattgtaaattttattttaaaaagctttatttttaaacatataaactaTAACTGATATTGCATTACAGATTGGAATAATCAAGAACATCAATCAAACACGAGTTTTCTAtttaatcgcgataaaataatcagCTTCCCAACGGAAAGTGGTCTGCCTTTTACCTATACATCAAACAAACCAATTTTGGGTCAAATTGAAACAAGAAATACAGATGcagaaattaaaaagcaatttGAAACCGTAAAAAgtgtattcaatatattatttgccaCTAGATCTCAGAAGAGATTCGGTTTCATAACACCTTTCGAGCATCATCAATATCTCGCTGGTGTGGATAGAGATTTTAGTGTACAGCTACCATTAGAATTTAGGGGTAAACAGCAACACACTGAAGACCAGACCAGCTTTGAGATGAAATTGATCCCGCAATCAAATCAGCAAACTCAGAAATTGATGCACATAAGTACTGTTCCCTTCATCTTGCGCCACGACATACTAAATCTTCAACCATTAATACGGGGagatagaaatatagaaagagtTATGCTCGCTAACAAGTGGCAAGGAGTCTCGCATCAAGGAGTCCCGCAGGAAGGAGTCTCGCATCAAGGAGTCCCGCAGGAAGGAGTCTCGCATCACAGCACTTCGTTTGGAGCGGGTATATTCCATATCGTAACTGAAAGCGAAATAACGGAAAGAAAGAATGACAATTTGATAAGGATGTTAACAGTTCCATATGAAGATGAAGAAATCCATTACAAGAAGCTCGACGTATTAATGGATAGCAATGCGGCTAACTTTGGAATACGCTTGAATGTTGCGCACGTTCAAAGCAACAGCGATAATACCGCAAATCAACAACCTGAATCAGAGACATTGGAAACATTCACGGTAACTGAGAGAAAACCAAATAGCGAAATGAGAAGAAAGCAATTCCTGACGGAACTCAGCAAGAGCATTCAACCTACTACCAATCACATATGGGACATAGATGTCGAATACCCGACATTACAGAAACAGAACCGCTTAGTTCTCACCTTTGGTCTGGGACACAACAGGGTGGATGAGAAATATCGTATTCTTCTCTACTCCAATGTCCAATCGGCGAAGGATGGAAATGTCGATTATGAAGTTGCCGGTACTGGAACGATGAGATTTTGGCAAAAGACTCCTCTAGATTTCACAAGAACATTAAATCATAAACCAGAAAGCACTttagaatttcttttacaaCAAGGAAGGAATCTTGCAAACGAAAAAGACAAAATGCATGTTCATGTAACTATGATGCAAAGTGACAaactgaaaaatatgataaaagataGTGCAACAGTCAAGAAATGTGAAAATGAGATTAAACAAGGCAACAAAGGATTGCTCGCATGTCAGAAGGCCATTCAACTTGCCCAAATGCTAGATCAAATGAAGCTCTCAATACGTGACGAATCTGAGCAGCaacaaaatattgttgatGAAATTTTCCGTTTGCTTAGTAGCATATTCACCGGAGTAGTGAAGTCAACAAAccgaaaaaagaatgataaggACACCATCGATTTGGAAGCAAGAACGTCACCAGATCGTGACGAGGTGGATGTCTCTGTATCTGGCTCTGACATGGAATTTACGATTTCCTTACTCGGTCTTTCTAATACACAATCGTTATCGCAATTGTCATCGgaaattccaataaaattatcgGAATTGTCATCGCAATCAAAATTACCAGAATGGCTACGAGAATTTATATCACAATGGCTATCGCAAGAGATATCGCAATCGTCATTGGAATCGCTACGGGAATTAATATCGAGATTGTCAACGTCAATGAAATCGGCATGGCAAGTAGTATTGGAATTGCTAGAAGTATTGTCATCAGAAATATCAACAAAATGGTCTTCGGAATTGCCATCACTATCATCGACATTCTTATCGCTTCAGAAGCAAATCGAATCTATATTACAAGAAGAGGAACGACATGGTGAGTAATAGATgtagatttttgtaaaaaatagaagcatttatattaatattattaaatattaaaaaccggagagagtttaatatattaacaataaatatagaaataggctcttaataatgtaaaattaaacctGGCTAATAAGAGCCAAACAcgcaataataaatgcaaataaaaatatcggttaaaaatattcaaacaatattttgGTCCATCTTTAGTAAACTGTCGAATACACAAAAATACGAAGAATGTAAGAAATGCAGTATAATAGGCAcgcataaaatgtaaattgaatattaaaaggatatatatatatatatatatatatatatatatgttttgatttaatatattaataacacgtGTTTTTGAAAGATAACGCTCGTATGAAACACAAATACTGatggttttatattttacgatcatATTCATACATTTgatctcttaatattttctcaattattcTACAAGTATATACTCTTTtacaatcattattatattaataaaataaaatatttattgagccgttatttattttgttatttggttacattataattaattagataaaaatatgttatgcaATGTGtaacaagtatatattttttatacttatagataagttatttataaaattacgacaaataatattatttaattgtttttgtcGCAGGCACATGTGATATCGACAAAAACCAGATTGTTACTTTCGACGGTAAACTTTATCCTCTACAAGTAACGGAAGATTGGCAAGTGGTCATGATCcctaatttacaaattaagcCCAAAATAGAGAACACTTTCCCGGCGGTTCTTCCAAAACATATGAACGTGGCTATTCTAATGCGAGAAAAGGATGGCAGCAAACAAGTCCGTTTCATCTTTAATGACAAGGAAGTTCAATTGCAGAAAATGAATGATGATATGCAAGTCTTAATTGATGGATCGCAAGTCAAGCTATATAAAAAGCAAGACAAGCCAGACAAGGGAATCTGTGAAGATCATGATCAGAACGGTGAAGTTTATGTCCAAATCTACGAACTACCGGACAAATCGCTTAAGCTACAATCTGTCGAATATGGAATCAAAGCGGTATATGACGGAGAACGTATGCAAATTCAGGTGAGTAAaatggaagagaaagaaagaataattggtaataataaagattagctatgataaacaaaaaatataaattgacataaattttCTCATCATAGGTGGAggacaaatatttcaataccGTACACGGTCTTTGCGGCACTTATGACTCTCAGTCCGATGATGATTTCGCCAGCCCTCAGAACTGTATCGCACAGAGACCCGAAGATTTCATTGCCATGTATACTTTGACAGAGGACGGCCAACAAGGATACACTGCAAAGAACAAAAATAGACAGTATCAATGTAAACAGGAATTCTATCCTCGTAGTGACGTAAGGAAGAAGAGTGGATCTTCGGTATCCGATAAGAGTTGGGGCTACCATgataaagacaaaaaatatgGAACTGATCAGGATTTTCCGCATAAAGCTTCATTGAGTTATCACACAATAATGGAGGAAGACGATAAACAGACCTGTTTCACTGTCAGACCTGTACCAGCATGCGATCAGGGCCGGCCTACTGAAATAAAGTCGAAGACATATGGATTATATTGCGCACCGAACAACGAAGCTACAGAACAATTGAAGAACAGAATCAAGCAAGGAGCTAATCCGGATTTGTCCCATAAACCTGTCTCCATGAAGAAGGTTTACCAAGTTCCTTTGGCTTGCCAAGCTGCATAATTATTGAGTAAATGATCGAGCATACTTAATCGAATGAAACGACTCCTTTTTGtcttctctattattttttaggaaactgcaaatatgtttttttagtaattaaagaaatgtgagcaataataaagttgaattttttcaaCGTAATAAATCAGTggtcttttatttatcatacaatATTCGATCAAATGAATTATATGCACATTAGGATAgacgagatatatttaaattcataagACTTAATGATAAAGACAAAAGTAGATCttgttaatatgtaaatatatttgtttgcgtttttaaatttttcattctaaGTTGCAATAGAAAATTTTGGATAACGAgttaatttctcaaatatattttttaagtcaaGATGATCTAGTTGGAATATCATTTCATCtagatagttttatatataatactcttaCATTTTCTATTCCATGTAAATTTTGAtgcaaatattaacaaaaatatttatgccatTATTGTGCGCTTGTCTTCAATTTTAAAGTATAGTAATaatctttcttataaatataatgaatatatattataaatataaatataatgaatagatataatgaataatattttcttaaaaaaaaaatttattgaaaaaagatcttttacaataatttcttccaaaaaaatagagtacaatttatatttataaaattagagaaatgaAATCACACGCTTTCAttctataaatgcaaataaaaagaaaaaaaaagaaaaaaatagacgataaaattatctagTCATTGGTATGCAAATAgtctttatttgcaaaatagcgtttaattatttgcagagAATTATCAATGACCTGTTACGAACTTATGCTCTCCGTCTTTCTGTTTATCGATTAAACAGCATATGCATTAAATACATTGGGAAAACACAGCTGTAGAAGAttgtaaagtttaatttaatgttacgattaaaataatataagagccgatatataaatagctccctttttataaatttcaagactaaatattatttacaattcagattagttttctttttaatatttagcaaaataattagaaatttttaattaattttagaattttgtttattataatttcgagAATGAATATAAATGGATGAAAAGCTTTATTGAAGaaggaaacaaaaattatagattacgTAAAAAATCGTGTTAAATGATAAACACGAATCAAAAGTTCTtcaaaatgtttaatgtttaacaaaatatcaatgtatgattaaattcatttaatccTTTTATGTTATAGAATATTGTCTTCCGGAAATGACTATCTGCAATGAAAATTATCAATGCAATTAAGAAATCATTCTACTTTTGTCATCTTGTTgctaattatatctatttaaggAACAGTGTTTTGTGAGATATAATGATCGGAAATCCTGtgcagatataaatattttatttatataactttatatatatatatatatatatatatatatatacatatataacattattgtaAACTCTCAAAGTTTCAgcaaaatctaaattatttttattgacgataaaatttattctttaaaattgaaaaaattgttagtatgtgataataatcatttattctaataatctcgataaataattgtctattttggaaaaattgagAATCACGGTCCGAGAAATAAATGACGAAAAAGTTTACCTGCAGAAATTGGATGATCATTCTATAGATGTGTAtacaatgataatttaaattacatattgaacgaaacataattttaattacttaacttggtttcttatttataattatttataattttttcatttagttttttacaaataatattcttttattaattaaaattataaatacaataatataaaactttaaattatttttatttcttgtttttatttttagaagttGTACAcagtcaaataaattatagacactttaaaatagaatatattatatctatataaatttatactaaaatcGAAAGTATTGGTCTTGTGAatgattgaatatatttttttatacgtgaGTTTTTTCATCTCAATGCaggtttctaaaaaataatattgtggaTTGGACAGTTTAAGCGAAGTCGATGCATTTGGCAGtccattttattaatagcttTGTACAATTCATTTGGTTGCATCTGCGCATAATTTTGCATACATTTTGaggaatttttgtatttttgctGACAatctaagattttattttcaatgatatttCCATTTCTTTCTTGGAAAAGCTcatctaaaaagaaaatgtaggaaagaagaaaataattattatctttaaaatgatacattatatatttaattttatttataaaattaagatagaataaaatttttgaaagattggCACATATAatcacataatttaatttgctaaTTTAATTTGCTATACTTCTAAAAATGGATACGTTCCCGGTTTGTAAACTTTTCTCTAAC from Cataglyphis hispanica isolate Lineage 1 chromosome 3, ULB_Chis1_1.0, whole genome shotgun sequence encodes the following:
- the LOC126859215 gene encoding vitellogenin-1-like; protein product: MWSHLLLLLIVGVAVGRSSDSDHEHAWDADNVYKYFIQSETKTTMINPNQWTSGIELKGVLDVHVQTPNRLQATIPKLQYVHVDEQLSQDFEPSQRRVEEYRDVPISKKPFEIMLKHGVIREMKVEKDVPVWEVNLLKSIVGQLQVDTQGENRIKSKSDQIPDNEQQPFASYRVIEDSVSGNCEVHYFITPLSRELLDSRPEIVPLPHLDENFIEIRKTKDYKKCKQQQGYHYSQPEWPITWRNTLKTSSLLNEKPISHVSTNHMVLSGDLKRFTVQSSVTTSNIFVKLGEKDSVIGSVDSKVNLTLVEKNKKDSKLELSTDHLVSTGNLVYMYNNPFSKSTEVRPRYPSVSRNSQSSESSSEEARQSVKSVLLNDQRDSSSSSSSFSSSEEDDFRDATFLQSTPRLNEAPHNPLLPFFIGIKGKNIQTSKEIDAVQQAANLVVQITVGIQDPNVQKPGYTLERFTILQDLLRTMNTDQLTEVENVAFKLSKLKNITKKVKNVLRKTITQIGTGPALEIIKQLIKNRSVRGLEAALTVSRIPKTVRTPTEEYIREFHKLISTPEVTNEDFLNVSAPLALAELIHNVQHDKKHYPVQSFGRMIPPSNVLEEFISYFAEQLKEAIHENNSPRVQTYILALCSTGHPKVISVLEPYLEGTQGLTKFQRLMMVNSLSPLATDHPKLVRPIVFKLYSDLYEPDDIRVAAFYNLIKTNPSLPIMMHIARQTHHDKSKQVNSAVTTTIHSLAKLKQWNVQDIAIKARMVRKLLNIKYFVLPRVGHKNSVGYYADTIHNNLIQKYSLETIAGNSYLPKFAHMKVDVKNGNLGSTSWNVEYALSSIKQLLQYYSQNLLGNKREDQRRTLVEKIAHTLNIKSDDVEQFEGYLLTATPYETLLYPFDENVLRNIITHWNNQEHQSNTSFLFNRDKIISFPTESGLPFTYTSNKPILGQIETRNTDAEIKKQFETVKSVFNILFATRSQKRFGFITPFEHHQYLAGVDRDFSVQLPLEFRGKQQHTEDQTSFEMKLIPQSNQQTQKLMHISTVPFILRHDILNLQPLIRGDRNIERVMLANKWQGVSHQGVPQEGVSHQGVPQEGVSHHSTSFGAGIFHIVTESEITERKNDNLIRMLTVPYEDEEIHYKKLDVLMDSNAANFGIRLNVAHVQSNSDNTANQQPESETLETFTVTERKPNSEMRRKQFLTELSKSIQPTTNHIWDIDVEYPTLQKQNRLVLTFGLGHNRVDEKYRILLYSNVQSAKDGNVDYEVAGTGTMRFWQKTPLDFTRTLNHKPESTLEFLLQQGRNLANEKDKMHVHVTMMQSDKLKNMIKDSATVKKCENEIKQGNKGLLACQKAIQLAQMLDQMKLSIRDESEQQQNIVDEIFRLLSSIFTGVVKSTNRKKNDKDTIDLEARTSPDRDEVDVSVSGSDMEFTISLLGLSNTQSLSQLSSEIPIKLSELSSQSKLPEWLREFISQWLSQEISQSSLESLRELISRLSTSMKSAWQVVLELLEVLSSEISTKWSSELPSLSSTFLSLQKQIESILQEEERHGTCDIDKNQIVTFDGKLYPLQVTEDWQVVMIPNLQIKPKIENTFPAVLPKHMNVAILMREKDGSKQVRFIFNDKEVQLQKMNDDMQVLIDGSQVKLYKKQDKPDKGICEDHDQNGEVYVQIYELPDKSLKLQSVEYGIKAVYDGERMQIQVEDKYFNTVHGLCGTYDSQSDDDFASPQNCIAQRPEDFIAMYTLTEDGQQGYTAKNKNRQYQCKQEFYPRSDVRKKSGSSVSDKSWGYHDKDKKYGTDQDFPHKASLSYHTIMEEDDKQTCFTVRPVPACDQGRPTEIKSKTYGLYCAPNNEATEQLKNRIKQGANPDLSHKPVSMKKVYQVPLACQAA